The genomic window agccctggaaggctcgggaggaggagccctggaagactcgagagacttgagaggaggagccctggaaggctcgggaggaggagccctggaaggctcgggaggaggagccctggaaggcccgggaggaggagccctggaaggctcgggaggaggagccctggaaggcccgggaggaggagccctggaaggctcgggaggaggagccctggaaggctcgggaggaggagccctggaaagctcgggaggcggagccctggaaagctgacaaacaaaatgacaaacaaagggcaacggaaaaacaagacaaggtaaccgttACAATTAGAGTGTTTGGAACAGATTATTCCAGCAACCAAAACTGACaattcactttaaagggatagttcacccaaaaccttTAATTCTGTAATGATTTAATCACACTCATGAATACATACTGTAGGTTTGCAATGAAATTAATTTCTGGATTACTGTTCCTTTAATGGCAATTTAATAGACAAAGCTGGTTTGGACTGTTTAGTGTGAAACTTTCTGAATGTATTTGACTTTGAGTTGTATTTCAGAGAGTGTGTACAGTAATCCAGACAGACGGTGAATTCTTCTTCATTGGCACAGAACTGGAGAGGGACACTGTAGTGAAATCCTAGAATTGTCCATGGATTTCAACCTCTGTTGGCTTCAGTATCTCAGTTTGATGTGTCGTAATCCTGTGTAAAATCTCATAATCTACATTTTTAATCACCTGTTATCATTTCCCATTCCTTATCTCATTATCTCTAAAGTTAGATATGCAAGTTGTGTAGTAACAAATGGTTATTATAGTTTACatagtggccagaaatttgagATTTGATTGAAGTAATCCAAGGAACCTGACAGATCTAAAAGTCTTGTGTCCTGTTTGGCAGTAGAGAACTTCTACATTGCACATTATTCATATTCTTTTTGAGGCTGTATCTAACATGTACATGCACATGTAGTtatttgaacagtttttttcttaGTAATTACATTGAATACGCCCAAGATGTgcattcgctttggataaaagcgtctgccaaatgaataaatgtacagaATTTGATAGATTGCATAAAATCAGGGACTGAGTTTTGAGAACTGTATACAGGTGTAATTAAGTGCaggtcatttaaatgtattacaatgcaacaacacataaatacatcataagtacattgtattaagTGTGTGAGTACATGGTAGTTAAAGAGACCTTATATAAAGTGGCTCTGATAACTATGACtgaattgtttattgtgtttccatattagttagtAGTACTTACTGAAGTGTTAATGTTAATGCATTTGTCCTGCATTCATTCCTGCATATTTATCTATTAAGTATGAAACAGTATTCTGAAGTGTTACACAAATATCTTTCCTATTTACATTTACCTCCTAATTTCAAAGGTGCGTGAAACGTGGCATCCTATTTTTGCAGATGAAACAAAGATCTTTACATTTTAACTTTGGTCTGTTAAATGACAAACAGACTATTTGACGATACGATTCCATTGAAAAGCAAAGTGTGCTGATTGCACCTAAAATTAAACTAAATGAGTCACGAGTTAACCATGAATATATTTAACCAGCAATTCCTCTGAACTGATACAATTCCATGTTAAACTCCACTATAAAATTAGTGACAGCTCAGGTCATGTGATCTTGACAGCATAAATAAATAGCAGTTTCAGGTCTGGGTGTCAGACTAACAGATAAAACTTCTTTATCTCATCTACAGTATACACTGATCACCAGCACACTGCAGCGATGTCAATGACTGGGCAATGGAAGGAACAGGAGACAGCTACTCCAGAGATGCAGACAATCTGCAGTCAGGTAGGACACAGAAAATCATCCATGAAGTAAGAGAGATTGGGGCAAGATGAGCCGATTTGTAGCACGGTTGTCCTCTGTAGGCAAGAAGAAATGAGATGGAGGTAAAACTAGAACATCTAATAATATTTCAGTGTTTTCTATATCTCAGGGCTAcagaaacatttctttaaaaatccaGTGACTCAACTTGCCCCAGGGGTCAATTGAACCAAGTCAGCAGTTGAGCCAGCACATAATTACACAgaaataaactaaataatttGTCAATGCATTATCCAATTACAAATGTTTTGCTGTACTTTCTCATTTTTTGGGACTTTAAACTCTAAATATAAATCTAATCCTATGAAAATACAAATACTACATCATATTTGATAATATTATACAATAATGCAATGTGTTGTTTATTCAGGTGAAGGCAGAAATCGAGAAGAAACTTGGAAAAAAGATTGTTTACAAAGCCATCGAGTTCAGAGCGGTTGATtctcaaatacattacattgccAAGGTAAATGTGTGATTAAATGAATTTCATTTTCACAAACCACAACTTGCATTCATGTACATGTATGTATTCACAACTCTATTCATTTtcattctccatctctctctctctctctctctctctctctctcaggttcaTCTCGGAGCAAATGACTACATTCATCTGAAAATGACTCAGGTTCTTCCTTGCTATGGAGAAGAAGTGCAGCTGCTTAAATTCCAGTACCCTAAAGAAATAGAAGATGAAATAATTCCCTTCTGAATCCTCTAAACATTATTCTGTCCTCACCGTGTGTGACTATCTCCTGCTTTAAAACAAACACTTTTCAATAAAGTCCTGAGGCATAACTTTGTGTGTTGTCTTTTTTTCTGTAGGTTTGAtgtttttcaccccaaaatacccataaaataaatctaaatataaaataagaattaaaactaaaatacaaTCTGTTGAAGCTTGGTTATTCTCCTCAAATTCTTTTATTTACAAGACAATATTAATAGCGGCGATTTTATGTGTGATGAAATAATATGATTGTTTAAATAAGTTTAAGACACTTATCTAAGCCAGGTGTAAGAGCCAAACGAGTTTTGTTACAATTAGCACATGAATTGTGTGGTTACTGCCAAAATTATTCTTAAGATCACCCACAAACACCCATGAAGCGCACATGAAGTTTCATGGATTGCACAAGTAAATTAAATTGGCGCTGATTTACTAAAGGTTACATGTTTAAAAAGGTACAAACTTGATAGCACAAGCAAGCAATGTCATCTACTAACATAAGGTGCGTCTGAAATCACACACTTCGGCACTATTCTTTGCCATTTTGTAATGTAAGTAGCATGAGCAGTATGTTGCCCTGAAAGTGCAACGAAAATAAGTGTACTACTTGTACATGGATTATGAACTTCTTCAAACAAAAAAATGATCAATCAGCACTTGCGGCTTGCTCTACGTATATAGCAGATGGTACAGAGTCGTAATTCATGGGGAACACGGCAACTACCGAAACTTCTGTGAAGAGAGCACCTTACAAAAAGAGAGTTGAATGCGTTACTATCACCCAcattgtgtgaatatgtacattagtTCAGATAGAAGTGTTGAACTGAGTTTAGCTGTTGTGCTAAAGCTAACAGCAGTGCATCACGtgtgtttgaaacgtcacttctgtTTGCTAAAAAATAACAAGTGTCCCAATTGGAACGATActtcactttgaaaattcatacacttacATGACTGAGTGCGTACTgaatagtgtaagtgcatagtgcgTAATTTAGGACACAGCTAGTCTACTGAGGATTGTGTTTTACCAGACCCTCAACCAGGGCTCCACGCTAACTTATTTCCCAAGGAGTGTatgcgctcctaaatgaaaaaatataggtgcacacaaagaaatttaggagcacagtgaaaatgtaatacagagtttattaacaaataatttattacatacacatatacactcacctaaaggattattaggaacacctgttcaatttctcattaatgcaattatctaatcaaccaatcacatggcagttgcttcaatgcatttaggggtgtggtcctggtcaagacaatctcctgaactccaaactgaatgtcagaatgggaaagaaaggtgatttaagcaattttgagcgtggcatggttgttggtgccagacgggccggtctgagtatttcacaatctgctcagttactgggattttcacgcacaaccatttctagggtttataaagaatggtgtgaaaagggaaaaacatccagtatgcggcagtcctgtgggctgaaaatgccttgttgatgctagaggtcagaggagaatgggccgactgattcaagctgatagaagagcaactttgcctgaaataaccactcgttacaaccgaggtatgcagcaaagcatttgtgaagccacaacacgcacaaccttgaggcggatgggctacaacagcagaagaccccaccgggtaccactcatctccactacaaataggaaaaagaggctacaatttgcaagagctcaccaaaattggacagttgaagactggaaaaatgttgcctggtctgatgagtctcgatttctgttgagacattcagatggtagagtcagaatttggcgtaaacagaatgagaacatggatccatcatgccttgttaccactgtgcaggctggtggtggtggtggtgtaacggtgtgtgggatgttttcttggcacactttaggccccttagtgccaattgggcatcgtttaaatgccacggcctacctgagcattgtttctgaccatgtccatccctttatggccaccatgtacccatcctctgatggctacttccagcaggataatgcaccatgtcacaaagctcgaatcatttcaaattggtttcttgaacatgacaatgagttcactgtactaaaatggcccccacagtcaccagatctcaacccaatagagcatctttgggatgtggtggaacgggagcttcgtgccctggatgtgcatcccacaaatctcaatatgggccaacatttctaaagaatgctttcagcaccttgttgactcaatgccacgtagaattaaggcagttctgaaggtgaaagggggtcaaacacagtattagtatggtgttcctaataatcctttaggtgagtgtatactgcgtgtatgagtgtgtgtgcgtgtacaaagggacacacatctgtggaacataccacccaaatcacacattgaccCATGCCTACATGCCTACgaaggatatcagttgtccagctgcttttgtatgttgaccgtctggcataATTCGAGttcagccagcgatctctcattgTGTCAGCAATTTCACCGATCATCTCCACACATCTGACAtcattgtcgtatgtgggattaatgtaaactcagtttttgtggtggagtctgataagcggcccaaatttgatgaaaggttcttcttcacaatgaagtatgcgatgtatatctttattttcagctgcttcttctcctcctcagactgcagcacttgcctcctcaatGCTGCTGACACCGAGCTTGATGGTTTCTCCtgtctcatccagagcactggatatgccgccGTGAGATGTTatgtttcgctacactatctcttttcagataaAAATGGGCATTCtggctcttttcataattggtgttaaaacaattctaatcgaattattaaattaaattatactcTACCTTTAccacaatgtattttaaaatgcattgaattgttatgaaaaataatgctattaaacatttgcatttaaagtataacttattgtatataaaaaaaagtgcatataaatctaaccattcaaaaggaatacaatctgaacagcataatagacagggccaccgctggccaatTTGATGCCctacgcgtgatatgagcgtgaagcgatcatttgtgttccgcaactgctttcggtccttgaataacgtatagcgagcgagtaagggcagccggtggactttctggtgccatcctagggtaagatggtgcccccctagggagttgatgccctacgcaaactgcgtagtatgcatgtaggtagcgccggtactgataatagaataatacaccatataaaaaaaaaataataattatttgcaaaactgcagcatcccacaaattgaaataaatgtaaataaagaaggatgctatttcacgtgtgcatttaaagtatagcttttcaatatatataaacaaagtgcaaataaatgtaacaaatacaatctgaacaacataagttggctccgccctccctcacgcatctttggttcattggttgacactgcgtgtctgattgacaggaacaacagatGAGCAACAggtttagtctgagcagacagaccgaactaatgtgtgcgcttgagcatttaggcctatattatttttttccccgttatttttaaatcttttgattattcatatcttattttatttattttttctatatttttataaGTAGATTCTGATATGCGGTTGGCACAAGCCGCTCGTGGAATGTGGGTCTTGTAAATTTTAAACaataacatttctttaaaaaaaaaaaaaaaaagggttggttgggttacgtttgtaatctttaatcgcacactgtgctcttaaatattttttccgGTTATATCTATTTTAGCCCTGCCCTCAACCAGCAGTTTTAGtacattttagcacaatgtgaggACTTTACAGAGGGTCATTTACCCACTGCAGGCACAATTTTCAGCGAATATTAAGACAAAAATAACGATCTTGAACGATTTCGCCATGACGCCATCGGACCAGCTTAAATATGGGATAAATTGCGGCCCATACTGAATAGATACAGGACGCATAATTTCctctttaaatacgggacgatccCCTACTGGTACTTGTGAATGCGAGAAATTGTTTCACGGAATGGCGTTTTTGGTAATAAAAGTCCCGCATTAAAGGTAAAAAATCCAGTAACTATTTAATAGCACATTTCAGATTGCATTGAGAaggcgcatgcgcattagctggccCAGCTTGATAAATCGCATTTGTTTTTGTCTAATTTAAggtaaagaaaagaagaaaaaaaacctaAATGAATGATAagatgtt from Xyrauchen texanus isolate HMW12.3.18 chromosome 3, RBS_HiC_50CHRs, whole genome shotgun sequence includes these protein-coding regions:
- the LOC127625097 gene encoding cystatin-A1-like encodes the protein MSMTGQWKEQETATPEMQTICSQVKAEIEKKLGKKIVYKAIEFRAVDSQIHYIAKVHLGANDYIHLKMTQVLPCYGEEVQLLKFQYPKEIEDEIIPF